The DNA segment CTTGCAGCTGTAGACCGTATGGTTCTCTGTCCAAGGAGGTGGTTCTGTATAACCTTCGCATGCAGTATCTTCATCCAGTGCTCCGACGTATCTTAGTCCTGAGGATGACAATGCTATGTTGGCCTTGCGAGTCCACCTGGTGGTGTCGAACTGCTCTCCCTGGGCTGCTGCGGTTCTAAGCCTGGATCGTGTCAGTGGGTAACCAGGTGTGGTGAGAAGCTTCGCTGTGGCTACTGCAACATTTTTAGTGATCCTTGCTTCTACGGGCGCTATGCCCGTCTCCACTTGTAGATTACTAAGTTTTGTCCATATAGGAGCTCCAACAATAAGGCGCATGGCCTTATTCTGCTGTACTTGTAAGGCATGTAGTTCTGTGGGATTCAACCCGACCAGAGCAATGGAGGAATAATCTGCGTGGACATAGTAAGATCGTAAGACATCATAGTCGGCTCCGGAAGATAGTGCAGTCATGCCTTTCATCGCATTGATCCTTGTGGCCATTCTTTCCTTTAGGTACTCGACCTGGGGCTTGAAGGAGAGTCTGTAGTCGAAGTGGATTCCAAGGCACTGATGTTTCTGGACCCACTCGATGTCAGTGTCCTGGATCCGTAGATTTCCCTCAggtatcctcctctccttgatAAGCATGGCTTTAGTCTTAAGGGGGTTAATCTTGAGGCCGAGTTCTGTACACATCTGCTCGATTTTCAGCAGAGCCACCTGAGCTTTGCGGTGTTTGGCATTCCCTTGTGAAATCAACTGGAGATCGTCGGCAGAGCAGAGGAGTTTAACCCCTCTCTCAAAGTCTATGCTGACCAACCTTTCCATGACTAGGTTAAATAGTATTGGGGACAGAATCCCTCCCTGCGGGGTGCCATTTTCTAGAGAGTATTGAAGGGACGTCTTCCCTTGGAATGTGACTCGTAGATGTCTTCCAGTGATATAACCTTGGATCCATTTCAGTAGTCTTCCTTGTACCCCTTTAAGTGCGAGCGTCTCTAGGATGGTCATTGGGTTTACCAACTCAAACGCTTTTTCCAGATCAAGAAAGACTACCACGGAAGGGTGCCCATCTACCGTGCTCAGGAGCCCTGCTAGATTCTCTGTCGTGCCGACACCTCTTCTGTAAGCGAAGAGATGAGGGTGCAGCTGGCCGACCTGGTGTTCCAGCTGTCTTCGAACAAGCTTCTCTGCTGTCTTTCCCAAGCAGCTGAGGAGATGAATAGGCCTCGGGTTGCCGGGGTCCTTTGGTTTAGGAATGGGGGTCACATTGGCAGTTTTCCATGTATCTGGTAACTGGCCTTGTCTCCAGGTGGCGTTTATTAGGGCCAGTAGCATAGTCTTGGCTGCTTCCCCGCTGTTCTTGATCATCAGATATGTCAGCCGGTCGTCTCCCGGTGCTGtgtcctttcctgtcttctcaaCACAGAGAAGTTCATGGAGAGTGAAGTTGACATCGGAAGGGCTGGGTTGCTGACAAGCTGTTGCTATGGTGTTGCGTCTGGCAAGGAGCCTGTCGTCTTGCCTCCTTCTGGTGTTGGTCGGTAGTTGTGCTGACGACGCGCGATCTCTGAACAGTGTAGCTAGTCTTTCCGCCTCAACTTGTGGGGTTGGGTGGAGGGgagctcttgttcttgtttttccgGTGACTCTGCGGATGTGGTCCCATAAACGAGCCAGAGACGTGTGTGCATTTAACTGGGAACACCACTCCAACCATTTCTCGCGTCTTATTTCCTTTAGTCGTCTGTCGGAGCTTCTTACTGCGGCTTGTAAAAGTTCTTTATTGTCTTCAGTCCTTTGCCTCCGAAACCGTTTCCTGGCTGAGTTGACCCTTGCATATAGTTCTTTGACCTCGTCGTCATAAAACCAGTGGTCCTTGTAGTGGCGGTTGCTGTGAGAAGACACTGGGCAAGCTTTGTCCAGTGCCGCATGAAAGGCTTGGACGAGGTTCTTCTCAGCTTCATTTATGTCGTCCGGAGTTATATACGTTTCACTCCAGGTGTCCAGCTCTTGTTGGAATGTAGGCCAGTTGATGTGTTTGATGTTCCACTTGGGCGGGGGAAGCGTAAGATACTCCGGGGCAGAATCTTCAAGGGTGATATTAACGGCAAAGTGGTCGCTTGTAAGGGTGGGGTGAACGCTCCACTGAATTTTTGGGTACAGGTCCGTCGATACAAGCGTTAGGTCTAACGTTCCTCCTTGTATATGGGTTGCTTCTGGTCCAGTCGCCAGGGTGACTTCGGGTATGTGTTCGAGCAGGCTGACGATTTGTCTTCCAGCAGCGTTTATCTTCCCCAAGTTCGGGTTAAACTGTGGGTGGTGAGCGTTGAAGTCGCCACCTATCAGGACAGTGTCATAGTAAACTGTGCTTAGCAGCTCGCTAGCGATGAAGTCCGTATTTGCCTTACGGTATACATTGTAGATTGCTAGCTCGTTGTTCCGTGTCGTTACTCGTACTCCCAGTACCTCGTTTCCTTCTCCGCAGTCAGGTGTGTCAGCTATTTTGATTGCTGGGAGCGTGTTCTTTACCAGTGTGGCGAGGCCGTTGGTTCCTCCTGTCTGTGGTGTGAGGAAGACTTGGTAACCTGAGAGTCGGAAGATGGTGTTGGGCATTTTAGTTTCTTGTAGGAGAAAAATGTCAACATCCTCTGCCTCTGCTGCTGCCCTGATGTGGTGTGTTTTACTACGCAGCCCACATATGTTCCATTGTATTATCTTAAGGTTGTCCTTTTCTGCCATGTTGGGTGTTATTTCTTTCCAGTAGCTGTTTTGAGATGATGTTCTCTTGCCCGTCTTGCTGCGGGTGACTGGCGCTTTAGGTGAGGCATGCTGTCCTGCGTAGCTAGGGCTGGCCTGAGCTACAACATGTCGTCTGCCCTCATCGTTCCTTCGTCCCTTTCGGCCGGTTAGTTGCTCGCTTTTTCCTGTAACGCCGCTCTCGTTGCTCAGGGTTTCGTCTCCACTCTTGTCTGCGCTGTTTGTCTCGTCCTCATGGTCTTCATTAGTTGTGTCAATATCTACCTCTTCAGCTTCTgggtcttcctcatcttctgttTCTTGAGTGTcaaggtgtgtggtggtggtgcttgccCGAAAAGTGGCTTCAATTAATGTAGTAATCTGAGTTTTTATGGCATCTCTGTTGGCCTGTGGATGAAGTATGGAGATAAGGCCTTCAAGGAGCGTGTGTAAGCACGCCGGCGTTATCTCAAGCGTTTCACATGTGTCTTTAGCTGTGTGGTTGCTGGCTGTGGTGGTCGTATCTTTTTCAGTTGTCTGCGTAGCGGCTTCTGTTGTATGTAATTCCTTATGCGAAAGTGTTGCTGGCGGTGGCGATACAGGCTGCGAAGTCGTAGTCTGGGGTGCTGGAAAATGCGCCGGGTCATTTAGACTAGGCGCTGGCTGGACTTGAAGGTTTGGAGGTTCGGGTTGATTATGAGGAATGCCCATTTTGTCCCTAATTGCCTTTTTCCTAGCAGGACAGTGCAGGCTCCAGGCAGGATGACTACGTTGACAATTTGGGCACCTGACATCAGCCGAGATGTGattttctctcttgttcctgAAGCATTCCTCGGATTGGTGGCGGCCGCCACAGACTGCGCACGAGAACGGCCTGGTGCAAGTAGTTTGGTGGTGGCCGAAGTGTTGGCACCTGAAGCACCGAATAGGGTCAGGAGTGTATGGGCGTAATTTGTATTTCCCGTACCACCCTAAGTCGACAGTGCTGTCAGGAAAGGTTCCTGTAGCTTTGATAAGTACCTGTCTGGTTTCTACAGTCCTCTCCAGGTGTCTGTCTTTGAGCGTGAACTGCTCAGCCTCCAAGACTTGCGGATGCTGGATCAACAGGTGAGGCTCCAGCCCGAGGGGGAACTTCATTACCACCCAtcgtttctgtctttcctccggGTCGAGAGCTTCAATCCGAACCGCCTTGTTGTGGATGGTCTTGGTGTTGCTAAGGAGTGTAGCAGCCTCGTCGGTTAGTGCAGTGATGATCACTTCCCGCTTCACGTTGGGACGTACCTTAAGGCGAAGTGTAGGATGTGCTCGCGCCAAGGCATCTACGACGTCAAATCCTGTCCGGTAGTGTTCGTTTGGAAGCGCTTTGAATTTGCGCCATGGCTGCCCCATCTGATCCGGCTGGATGTTGATGTCTTCTCCTAGGGCAAGCTGCTGTTGTCGTCGGCGctcccttgcttcctttctgCGGTTCTTCGTACGTTCCTCCCGTCCTGTCTGGAAGTCGTCCTCTTGGTCCTCGGGTTGTGGTCCGTCTCTCGGTCCTGGGTCGTCCTCGCGGTCCTCGTTGGTGGCCATCCTGAAGTCCATGATACCAACCACGTACTCCCTAGAAGCACCTCTCCGGCTACGCGGGGAGATGCACGCCATTAGTTGCTACCATGGTGTAGGTGTTACGCATCTCAGCTAGTCCAGTTCACCTCTCACCCTAGCTGCACCTCCCTGCTACGCAGGGAGATGCATGTCCTATGGCCTAGCTCTAAGAGCAGCCACCTAAAGTTCCTATGTACCTAGACCCTTCTGTAGGGACTAGCTCAGGGGAAGAGTTCCCTAACTACCTAAGTGCACTATACCAGGGTCGGGTTTCTGAGGCCTCACTGGCCGACACTCAGGAAACCCCTAGTGGATTGGAGATTCACAGCCGGGCTACTAATCCGGACAGCTTCACTCCTCTCCATTGGGCAGATCCTTCTAATGCCAAAACTTCGCTCATGTAAACCTAAACTGCTAAACACCTGCAAAAACCAAAAACACCTTATGCAAGAACTTTTTCCATAGCAAATTTAACCTTAAaagtattattatattttacatggaaataaaagttATCATTCAATGTTTGCCTCGTGCTTATCCTATTTTATGCAAAGAAAGAGGATAAACCTGACAAGAaaccagtacacacacacaattgcagTAACCTTAAATCACCTTAGcaaagtaatatttttttcaacttaATTTTATAGGAGGCAGTGACCAATTGTTGTTAACAGGTATATAGGAGAAATTAATACAAAGTTCAACATTAAGCCCTGCCTATGATGCAGATTTTAGAAGAATGAATGAGCAAATTGATATTACCCACAAGTTGTCCTTCAAGTGTAACTTAGGCTAAATACAGCAGCAAGGAATGGCACGGCCTTCAGGGAGTATCATATGTGGGATCCTGTGATTAGTTTTCAACTAATCACTTCAAGTCTGGCTCAGGGGTATAAATGGTCTCAAGTCAACTAACTTATGCTTCCCAATTTTCATCTATCAAGCAGCTGCCTGCTCATTAACTTATACGAGTTACCATCCTGCCCATCACACTACCAGCAACTCACCACTACCTTGACTTTTCTCTAGCTTCCCTATTGTCCTTAACCCTCATAGGACTGTACTACCtcaaaggcaagaaaataaaaaaagaaatttcctGGATTCACTGACTATGCACTAGTGctaaaggagaggaatgagttgccagagggggagagagtaaAGGACATCTGGCTAATTGGAGGGTTGTGATATTGTTGCCACCAGTGAAGCAGGCTCTCAACAAGCTGACTTCCTAAAACCTACTTgacttttttattatataaatTCTATTTACAGCATACACTGTTGAGCTTTGCTTGCCATTCTCTAACTTAACATGCAAAATCTATTAATATATACAGTACTATCTGTCattcaataatgataaaaagtaaaatagagtTATCTTACTTTCTGCTGAGTAAGCTTTTCCTAGAACAAACACTTTCAagatttgtaattttttttttaataccaatTTAAAAATTTGTGCTCACAGGGTCCTAACGTAAACACACTTGTCCCTGAGGGCAAAGCCTGGGTTGATGACCAATAATTCAATTAAAATACAATTCAGCAATCCTTCATAAAACAAATTAAGTGACGGAAAGCCTCATTAGAGTTCAAAACTTCGCTACCAGTATCTTAATGTGACAGCAAGGGCCGTAAGTAACCTCTGATGAGGATATGAGCAGTCATTCAGTAATACTCATTCAAACAGTAGCAATGCTGAGTAGCAGGAATTCCAAAGCATTACCTAACACCATGTGCTGCCACCTATAACATATGCTAAGCTCATAAACAACATATTTGCACCTTCACATCAAGCTTTTAAAAACTGCATTGTGTTTAGCAAACATCCACCATGTATAACAAAGTCATTGAAGATTTTGTGAAGTTTAGATGGCACAGGGTCCTAGctatataagaaaaatcatcacatgagaaaacaaaagatcatGTGCATACGGTTGTTAGTGCCTGAATAAGGACTGAAATTTCTAATTCCACATGTTATATAATCCAAGGTTCAGTCCAAATACACTGAGTTGTCTTTGGACTAACACAAATTGTACTTGGAATTGAAAAATTTGATTATACTtgtacatacttacatacaccAAAGTACAGTATTTTGAAAAATACAAAGTGCATTCAAGTCCATTGTACTAAACCAAAAGATATAAGTAATCTATATGAATTCTAGTGAACCTTGTGAAGACATTATTGGGTAAACATATGGAGTGTTATGATACTGCAGAGTTATGTAGAATAAAAGTACTATTCATTTATGTGAGTATATCAAAATTTCTCAACTTTGCAATAGGaactctttttttcatataatgtaGGGACTTAAAAAAATGTACAAGTACAATGACTTGTACTTGGATTTCGACTTTACATAAATAGCAAAATGAATGTACATGAAAATATCCACATAGTTCTTGAACATAGTAGAATTGCCTGTACTTGGACCCAACCCTGAGTTAGCATCCCCCACACGAACAGTTCTTAAAACTGGTAAACAGTGAAGATAACAGTACCTTGGGAGTCCAACGGAAGAGCTGAGCAGTGAGCAGTTTTCTGTAAGAAGCAGAACACAAACATGAAGTGTTTAATATACAGCAAGACACAGAGTTTTAGTACATAAATGGTACACGAGTTACCCAGCACAGAAGCCACATGTAATTTAAAGTAAGATATGTGACAAAAGCTAAATCACTTATCCTCTAAATAACATGAGGGGTTCCTAAGACATATGGTAAAATGGGGTCTATACACTTTGAAGATGCATCATtcttcaattcaattcaattaaTAAGCATGAATTGttaaatgattatgttaaatgACTGTAGTGGTGAGATGAACAAGGTGAGGTGTGCGTGTAATATTGCAGACAAGACTGAGGCTGAGAGCAACAGGAGCTTCATGAGAAAAGGCCAACTGTTTGAGTAGGATTTGAGTGACCAAGTGAAGCAAGTTCTTTTAAAAATGGAAGCTTAGAAGGACGGGAGGTATTATAATACTATAAAAGACATAATAAAGCCCAGAGAAGGACTAACAGGGA comes from the Scylla paramamosain isolate STU-SP2022 chromosome 28, ASM3559412v1, whole genome shotgun sequence genome and includes:
- the LOC135114914 gene encoding uncharacterized protein LOC135114914, which gives rise to MACISPRSRRGASREYVVGIMDFRMATNEDREDDPGPRDGPQPEDQEDDFQTGREERTKNRRKEARERRRQQQLALGEDINIQPDQMGQPWRKFKALPNEHYRTGFDVVDALARAHPTLRLKVRPNVKREVIITALTDEAATLLSNTKTIHNKAVRIEALDPEERQKRWVVMKFPLGLEPHLLIQHPQVLEAEQFTLKDRHLERTVETRQVLIKATGTFPDSTVDLGWYGKYKLRPYTPDPIRCFRCQHFGHHQTTCTRPFSCAVCGGRHQSEECFRNKRENHISADVRCPNCQRSHPAWSLHCPARKKAIRDKMGIPHNQPEPPNLQVQPAPSLNDPAHFPAPQTTTSQPVSPPPATLSHKELHTTEAATQTTEKDTTTTASNHTAKDTCETLEITPACLHTLLEGLISILHPQANRDAIKTQITTLIEATFRASTTTTHLDTQETEDEEDPEAEEVDIDTTNEDHEDETNSADKSGDETLSNESGVTGKSEQLTGRKGRRNDEGRRHVVAQASPSYAGQHASPKAPVTRSKTGKRTSSQNSYWKEITPNMAEKDNLKIIQWNICGLRSKTHHIRAAAEAEDVDIFLLQETKMPNTIFRLSGYQVFLTPQTGGTNGLATLVKNTLPAIKIADTPDCGEGNEVLGVRVTTRNNELAIYNVYRKANTDFIASELLSTVYYDTVLIGGDFNAHHPQFNPNLGKINAAGRQIVSLLEHIPEVTLATGPEATHIQGGTLDLTLVSTDLYPKIQWSVHPTLTSDHFAVNITLEDSAPEYLTLPPPKWNIKHINWPTFQQELDTWSETYITPDDINEAEKNLVQAFHAALDKACPVSSHSNRHYKDHWFYDDEVKELYARVNSARKRFRRQRTEDNKELLQAAVRSSDRRLKEIRREKWLEWCSQLNAHTSLARLWDHIRRVTGKTRTRAPLHPTPQVEAERLATLFRDRASSAQLPTNTRRRQDDRLLARRNTIATACQQPSPSDVNFTLHELLCVEKTGKDTAPGDDRLTYLMIKNSGEAAKTMLLALINATWRQGQLPDTWKTANVTPIPKPKDPGNPRPIHLLSCLGKTAEKLVRRQLEHQVGQLHPHLFAYRRGVGTTENLAGLLSTVDGHPSVVVFLDLEKAFELVNPMTILETLALKGVQGRLLKWIQGYITGRHLRVTFQGKTSLQYSLENGTPQGGILSPILFNLVMERLVSIDFERGVKLLCSADDLQLISQGNAKHRKAQVALLKIEQMCTELGLKINPLKTKAMLIKERRIPEGNLRIQDTDIEWVQKHQCLGIHFDYRLSFKPQVEYLKERMATRINAMKGMTALSSGADYDVLRSYYVHADYSSIALVGLNPTELHALQVQQNKAMRLIVGAPIWTKLSNLQVETGIAPVEARITKNVAVATAKLLTTPGYPLTRSRLRTAAAQGEQFDTTRWTRKANIALSSSGLRYVGALDEDTACEGYTEPPPWTENHTVYSCKLPEAPRDDTVRRRIHGELQIARLTINDAEVFYTDGSVDEDGRSGAAFIYNGEQFLTRLSDGCSSMQAEMVAIQQATAHATTLPNTDIIIHTDSQSAMEALQARNLKDNIRLTTTVKRNIRELQRQRKTVTNNWIPSHVGIHGNESADMAAKTAALLAEVTTHVQPSLSAMKMAARRRETTITTNRNRTYAAEGSRSCQWYRGVTDGKRLRIPRGTPRTLRVHLHRLRLGYVCNWRIRQQEVRPCAHCGVHQEEPLLHWVLQCDKTEQLRHQLSTHHMNPQDIEARGTAVRMLKTLFSSHMDILTNTIQQYPPPR